The genome window AGTTATGTCAGAGATTGTGTTCACCGGATAGTATTTTTCTAACTTCCCTATAAGTATGATTTATACAAACTCTACCCCCAACATCCTCAATCTCCAGCCAATATACCCCACTCAAAGCATACCACAATATGCTAGCGTGTGATGCAGAGGGGGTGCGTGTGGACTTGGCTATAGTTGATATTTCAGCCCTTGGAAGTTGGATTTCATCTGTCATAACACCCTCACTTGATGGAAGTTGTTGCATAAAATTGAGACACGCTTCTACATAccttgtaaaaatgaaaacagcaacaaaaaaagagaaaaacaaacagGCTAGTCACGCACCTTGCACAAGTTGAGAAGTGAAAGCAGCTATGATGACCTAAGGGTAGGTTGTACAAGGTTGGCAACTGCAGATTCTCAGGGCATTTAACAGTTTGTGCATGCAGAGGTTCACATGATTAAGCAGGTGTGTATATTAGaccacatatatatacactatgTGTGTGCCTATGCGTGCATTGGTGTGCAAATATGAGTAATGATCTACAAGGGAGTTGGCAGCACTACAACAAGAGTAAGCACCCTTGTGTTAGCACTTTGTGGTGAGAGCCTGTGTGTAGAGTATACAAGCAGGCAGCCTGCTGAGAGAGGTACTCTGGACTTTGCTGCCAGATGCCATGCTGGAGATATATTAAAGACTTGTCTTGTGTTTAAGGCACTGTCAAGAATGAGATTATATAAACTGTATTAAGGGTATTAGGTTCGGCATAAAACAGTTTTTGGCAAGCACAAATTAAACGGCTTATAAAACCCAGTCTACACATAAATATCAGCTAATATCAGCGTACTAATTTGATCAAGTGAATCATCAAAGATAGTCTGAAAAGAAAAGGGCTGCTCAGAAGTGTTTATAAGGCTTCATGCCAAACTTTGAATCTCTAAATAAGGTTTACATGGTGAGGTTAAACATGATGAATTTGTGTTTATCACGCCATCCCTCTGACTCAGTCAGATAAAAAAAGTATTTGGTGCTAAATTGGTGCCTAAGATTAAGCTTAGGCAGGGAGGGTTCTCTATACTgtagtattttcccaacactgTGGGGGAATGCCTTTTTAGAGATTGTAAACATGGTGATTGATCAGTCAGTCTGTGGTGATAACGGTGTATTTCAGGTATGTGAAGAAGCCTCATGCCATATCATTTCAGAATGTTGTGTAGGTGTTGTCATGACAAATCAGGGTTTATCAACACCCACTTGTCTATGTTGTCAGACCCACAGCTTTTTTTCTCAAATGTTGATTCCAGCAGAGAAGGACTGCTGATTCGTTCGTCTTTGTATTGAGGCAACCCCAGAGCAATTAATGAAATGCTGGCAGACACTACACACGCAATATTGCTGCATCTCATGCAAGCAACACATTCCATCATGTCAGTAAATCAGGGCTGCCCAAAGTTGGTCTACAATGAGGTTTGACTTGGCTAACAAGTTATTCCGGCAACaggaaaaataacaaaaaataatataaattgCTGTTTTTTGTAAGCTAAAAATGCTCTAACCTATATTGGTTTGTTATAAAACCAATTTAGTTAAGATATGTGGAAACTCTGGCAGATGATAGATAACATGGCTTAGGAACATTCACTGATAAATATAAATACTTGCACAAGTAATAATATTACACTGGAAATTCATAATGCTTTTAAAGTTATAACCCAGGATGTGAATACATTTTCCGTCTTGTATTATTGTTAGTGATTCATGACTGGATTTTCTAAATATTATGGCCAAATTGACTGCTCAGAATGTTGGACTTGAGCTTTCCAACCATACTCAtcaattcatttttttaaataaacgtaTGACGCATAAGTTGATGACACACAAGCTGATTGCGTGAATTTTCGGAAGAGGAACGTCAGCTTAGttctaaaaaaatattttacagGGTTCACTGTGGATGACTTCATGAGTGAGGCAGAAAAGCTGGAGAGGGATTTGATGATGCTAATGtggcaatgtgcaatgtgccaATATGGCAGCCAACTATGTTGAAAGAATAGTCACAAAATCCTCTTGCCGTGAACCTGATTCATGGATCTAACCGAAAACCCTGACACGCACAACGTTCATGGGAAATGGATGATGGAAATGTGCaaaatacatttactcaagtattgaaTACTAAGTACAATTTATGCTACTAAAAATTGAATTTTCAGTATATTTAACATGTTTAGCAAGTACTTTTCTGATAAAAGGTATCTCATGCAAAACATTTAATATTATGGTATGCTTGGTATTAAAATGCCCTACAGAAGGCTACAGTATCTgatgtaattaaaataagctccACTCAATCAATTAATCATAATGACACTTTTATTTTCAATTACACTTAGCTGATAACATATTGTATATGTTTACTTAAGTAAGAGATCTGAGTGCTTCCTTCACCTTTTCTCTTGAACCTTAGAACCTGCAACACTTTGATACATTTCTTGTGTCTGGTGATGGTGGTTgttatctgtgtttgtgtgtgagcaaTTACTTCTGATGACGACACGATCTAAGGCTACTAAGACAAAACAAAGTAATAAAATATATGCCTTTAGTGATCCTTAGAGTTGAAATTAAATTGTTGCAGTAGCACAAAGACATGTATTAGTAGCTAATACTACGTGTATTAGAattacgtgtcaacgatgaatcttccacgcaaaccaaagttagccatggagtgagccacagggctcagtgctcggacctattttgttcacattatatatgcttccattagttccatattataaggaatcattcagaaaattttcattgttatgcggaagatactcaactatatttatcaatcaagactgatgaaattaatcatctaaataaaattcaagactgcctcaaggacttaaaaacgtggatgaccttaaactttttgatgttaaacacgaccaaaactgaagttattgtacttggcccgaagaatctacgaaacaaattatctaaagatatactaactatggatggcattaatttggcctccagtgagactgtaaggaatcttggtgttatatttgatcaggatttatcctttaacgcccacataaaatcaatttcaaggaccgtaccctactgtcctactagggcattgcgttccaagaatgcagggttgttggttgttcctagagtctctaaaagtacaatgggagccagagccttttcttatcatgctccacatttgtggaatcagcttccagtttgtgttcgggcggcagacaccctatccgtttttaagagtgcgcttaagaccttcctttttgataaagcttatagttaatAAGGAATAAGGAAAACACAGACACTCATCACCGAGGTCACAATATCAATCGATCCAGCAGAGCAATAGCCTATAGGCAAAACACAGAAGATCAACAAAATATATGACATAAAATGAACTTGCCAAAGTTGAAGTAGTTGGTCAACTTCATTCATTGTCTTTCCGTTTTACTGATTTTAATCGCTATACGCtgctctctctcgtctcctcttcaccaCAGGGTGAAAACtgcacttttcgcggcacacatacttacagccaatcagctctgaattatgagaTGACGTTTGGTGGGTATGCAGTGCCCCTAGGTGATTATGTTTTTGCCGCACACATTGAATAGAAAAaaactctgagcatgcgcagtgcagTTTTTACAGCACccattcacttagacagtgagagagagGGGCTTGACCCACGTTGCTCAACacggctcaataggcacactgtagacaccaattagaagaacacagactaaaacagcaatgtatagacgaatcagatgattaaacatggtcttaaaatatattttaacatgtattttttttgcatttattcgcatttttttggaattcttatttgaattactttctgctgacactgggtggggctgtgccccacctgcccctagaTATATTCCAGGAATATCTAGGCTTTATACAGTATAGTATACGGTgcaatgcatttaaagtaatagtACATACATTTaacaataataaatatataaagtaGGTAGGCATGCAGCAGTATAACTAAATATAAAATGTTATGTTGTGCATTGTAAATTAGACTAGAATAGGCCCATAGTGAAgtacaatataataaaacatgGTAGGCCTACAGTGTAATAAAATACATGATAAGAGTAACAATAATATTGCAGTAATGTTTAAATGTCAATATGTTACTACAGCCATGTCATGCTACAACATGCTGAGCTGCAGCTGGTGAAACATAATCCCAGTGTCGTTGTTTCTGAGGCGATCCAGCAGCACCATCTATGGACGGAGCCCGGGCCTGCTGCTCCCTGCCACCCCGAAACACATCACATCACCATCGCTGCAAAACACAGCACAGGCCGGGCCACTCTCTGTCCCCTGAATAAGAGCGAGGAAGACCATCAAGATGTCTGACATGGAAGACGATTTCATGTGCGACGATGAAGAAGATTACGACCTGGTATCTGTAACTGAAATTATTGACTTTGCGCTTTAATTTAAACTGTTTGTCCGTTGAGCGCTAAGAGTGCAGGGCCGGTAGTTGTGTGCTAGCTACGTGTTAGCTGTTTAGTTAGCTGTTTAGTTAGCTTGTTGGCTAATACCAAGCTGACAGCGGATGACTAATGTTAGCGTCCTGGCTTGCTAACTACAGTTGGGCTAAGCTTATATTCACGTGTCTTAATAAAAATTAACCATGCTAGATTACCAATTTAGCGTACATGCGTTGACGATGTTAGTTAATTTAAACTGCAGACAGGAAAGGCAAACCAACCGCCTAGTTAGCAAGCCGTGGCGTTGGCTAACTTTACGTTAGCTCAAGGCTCATACTTGCAGCATTGTATTTAGGGACAATTTTCTATCCCTAGCTTCGTGTTAGCTAGCTACGAGTTTCTGGTGTGTAATGTTAGCAACCGTGCAACTTAAATGTTTACACTGGATATTCTGATTTGAACTTTGACATGATAATGTGCTTACATTTAGGAATACTCAGAGGACAGTAACTCAGAGCCAAATGTGGACCTGGAGAACCAGTACTACAACTCCAAAGCCTTGAAGGAGGATGATCCCAAAGCAGCACTCAGCAGTTTCCAGAAGGTGGAGTGGTTCTCTGTGAAAAAAACAACCTGTTCTTATCTCAGTTTTTTAAAAGCACACCATTTACACACACCTCTTGGTTTAATTGTGTTCAGGTATTGGAACTTGAAGGAGAGAAAGGAGAATGGGGATTCAAAGCACTGAAACAGATGATCAAAATCAACTTCAAGTTGGTAGGCTCAGCAAAACAAGTCATGAGTTGTTTAAACCTACCCAACCAGACATACATTATTAAGTAGATGTTTAATTTGTGTCTCATCCCTGTAGACAAACTTTCCAGAGATGATGAACAGGTACAAACAGCTCCTCACATACATCAGAAGTGCTGTCACCAGGAACTACTCCGAGAAGTCCATCAACTCCATCCTGGACTATATCTCTACCTCCAAACAGGTAGGGATAGACAAAGTGAGACAGAACTATCCAGCTGGCCTTTACATGTTTTGTCATTGAACCTTGCCATTTTGGATGTTTTAAATCTGTCCTCCTaaaagtgttttatttattgCTAGATGGACTTACTACAGGAGTTCTACGAAACCACTTTGGATGCTTTGAAAGATGCAAAAAATGACAGACTGTGGTTTAAAACTAACACAAAGGTATACACAGCTTCTCCACTGATTTTTCTGATGTCCAACCATTATTTCCTAGTAAAACCGGTGCAAATAAATGCTCTTTTTCTGTCCCTCCCATGCAGTTGGGGAAACTGTACTTGGAGAGAGAAGAGTATGGAAAACTGCAAAAGATCCTAAGGCAACTGCACCAGTCATGTCAGGTATAAGATGCATTTTGTATCCTTGTTTGTCAGTATAATGCAATAATACTTTCCCTAGGTTAAAATAAAATTCGGTTAAACCTGGCAGATGTCATAAAATATGTTGTGGCTACTGTTTGAATTTCTTgcttatttattcctgtattatcagtaaataatatatatttcccAGGCAAGTGTAAAGCATGTGGAGATTTGACTCGGATTATGATCTTTATAAGAGATTATTTCACATGTTTTTCTTCTACAGACCGATGATGGGGAGGATGACCTGAAGAAAGGCACACAGCTGTTGGAGATTTACGCACTGGAGATCCAGATGTACACagcacaaaaaaacaacaagaaaTTGAAAGCCCTGTATGAGCAGTCACTTCACATTAAATCTGCCATTCCTCACCCGCTCATAATGGGAGTCATCAGAGGTATCTTCCTTATTCATAGTACAGTTGTTTAACTTTCTTCAGTGCTATCTTTACTGTCTGCTGATTGACTTGTCCTTGTTTGCTCCTGACCAGAATGTGGTGGGAAGATGCATTTGAGAGAGGGTGAGTTTGAGAAAGCTCACACAGACTTCTTTGAGGCCTTTAAAAACTACGATGAGTCCGGCAGCCCAAGAAGGACGACATGCCTGAAGTACCTGGTCCTAGCCAACATGCTGATGAAATCAGGAATAAACCCTTTTGACTCACAAGAGGTATACAATTATTTGTTACTGATCAACAACTATGCATATACtgtaaaactatgaaatataagAGACAAACTACTCTAGACAGACTACTCTGTGCCACATACGTTTTTTAGTTTGCAGTTGAAGTAAAAGAAAAACAGCACATCTAATCAGAAGAAATGCTGAAATTATTTTTGGTGTTTTCTGCCTAATTAGTTATCTCTCAAGTGAAATTGCCATACCTaactttttgtatttttgtccAAAGGCCAAACCATACAAAAATGACCCGGAGATCCTAGCAATGACGAACTTAGTAAGGTAAGCATACATTAATGCATTTAAGTATCAGCTCTTTGTCCCGTTAtttacaataaaagccttgcaaTTATATTATAGGCTTTtatttctaccagttgtaacaTTATAGTCAccaattttattttgaaatctgTTTGGTACGGCTACAGCTTCACTAAGCTGCAAAATATGAATAGTGACACTGTTTTGGAATTGACGTTTGTTTAACCTGACAGTCTTATCTATGTGTAAGCGAGAATTAAAGTGAATGCATCTAAACATGTTATTAACAGATCTTCTCGATAAAGACTTAAGTAATAATTATGTGCGAACCACTTTGTTCGCATTCAGTTGTAAATGATGCATGTTCCTGTTTGACTGCCTCTTCATACAACATACTTGTTGAAAATGTTACTGTTGTAAAAATGTAACTATGAAAATAGACCCAAAATGCCAGTAATGAAAAGTTTTCCACATTGTTGTGAATGTATTCTTATCTACTGGAGGCAGAAGTTTTTACTGTTTGACCTTTGGTCATATTTCAGTTTGTCATTCTTTATGGCCCAGTTTCATACTAGCTGTTACAGTTTGGTGCAGATGCCGTTTGTAAACATGTTTCAATGGATCACTTGTTTCATCTACTCTAAGTCACGAATATCAAATTGACAGCATTAATGGTACTAATATAGTTTATAACTTGCCAAACAGTGCTTAGTCGGTGCTAACAATGGTGTGCATTTCACAGTGTTTGTATAAAGAAATGAACATTGCTATTGTCTTTCCAAGCCCTTGGTTGTCTTCTGCTTCCTTTTTTGCTCTCTTTTGTTCTCATGTTGCATACATAACTGGCTGTTATTATAACTAACTGGTCTGAGATTGCTCACTTTCCAAGTATATATCTAAGATTTTGAATACATAAACAAGAAACCAATAAAGCACACCCAAAACTGTTGTAAGAATAGTGTTTACAAAAATTATAATATTTAGAAATGTTTTGACAGCTATCCGGATGAGAGTTTTTGCGTGGGTCATAGAGACACAATGTACATAGTTTAACAACACTCACTGATTTTTCATTCCAGCTCCTACCAGAACAATGACATCACTGAATTTGAGAAAATCTTGAAAACAAATCACAGTAACATAATGGACGACCCCTTCATTAGAGAGCACATAGAGGGTGAGTGGTGAACGTGACTTCAGTCCACATGCGGGATAAATCTGTTGAATATTTTGTTTTCAAGTGTAGCTAATCACTCATGTTGTGTTGCAGAGCTTCTGAGGAACATTAGAACTCAAGTACTTATCAAACTCATCAAACCGTACACGAGAATACACATCCCTTTCATTTCTAAGGTAAGTCCATGTGTTTAAAACATGTCCTGTACAGTGAATGTATCTGATATTATTAGAAAATAATTTGCACTGATTGCCATGTGACTTTGTCTTGATATGTTTAGTATGTATTTAAGCCAATCAGTCATATGATTGAAGAGAAAGGTTTACTTGGAGAAAGCACATGTTTTAAAGCAGAAGCTAATGTCGCATAATTTGCTGTGGCTTTGCAGCTAGCAACCTTTTAGTTGCGGCAGAGCTATTCACATTCCTGAAATGGCAGAAAATGTAATAAATTGGTTTCCGAAATTATCATAAAAAATACATAATGAAATCCACACATGAAAAAGCAACACTTGCATACTTAAAATAAATATACCTACATTATACAAGTCTGTATTTTGTCATTTAAATGGCTTCTTGTTTTGTGACTTTAGTTTTCTTCTAAAGTTATTGTTGAATAACTTTATAGTTTCATAAAATATAGTTCAGGGTGTTCATTCATCCTTGTAAGAAGATTACACCATAtgtcaaaccctttttttttaCGAATTAGTTCACATACTTACATATACCTTTGTAACATATCTGACACACTATTTACAACAACAGCTGTGTCTTTAATCCTCTATTGTCAAATGGTGACTTGTTTTACGTTTGTGCTGATAAGTCTTGTCCTCTTCTCTTGGTTTCCAGGAGCTGAACATTGATGTGTGCGATGTGGAGAGTTTGCTGGTGCAGTGCATCTTGGATAAGTACGTTTCTGCATCACGTGGCTGCTGAGAAGTCGAATCGAAAATAGCTCTCTTCCTGTAAATAGTTCCTCATAGTTTGCCTCCTTTGGCCCTTAAGAGTGTCAGGAGGTAGGAATTGACAGATTCGGTTACATCGTATTGTTATAGTGATCTGCTATTTACAGCCTCACATCCCCGCTGAACTGGTTCTCTGACGTAAATCAAAAAAACAGATTGATCTGATAAACTCCACACTGTTGAGTATTTTTTCATTGTTGCCATCATCATCTTGAATGTTAAATGAATGGCATTTAATTAATGGCACTCATgttaaaacaataaatatgtcgcgaaaaaaaaagaaaacaagtaTTTTCCTTAAATACAGTGTTACACGGTACCATGCGTTCTCAATAAATCATGCAAAAAtggtattgtttttatttgctgcCTTTATCTGAAAAATGAACAGCCAGAACTGATATACAATTGTAAATACGAGTCGGCTAAAAACTGTGGCTTAGTATTTCAAGACTCAATTATCAGAGCTCAACTAAAATGGGTGAGAAATTAGTTCTAGAGATATTACAACATTTGTAGTTCTTCTGCttacttttgtttttttccctttttctttttcaCAGCACAATCCACGGCCGAATTGACCAAGTCAACCAGCTACTAGAACTGGACTACCAGAAGAGAGGAGGGGCTCGCTACACAGCTTTAGATAAATGGACAAATCAGCTGAACTCTCTCAACCAAGCCATTGTCAGCAAGCTCACATGATGGCATGTAAAATTAAGAGACAAGAAAAATGGCATGTTTGAATACATCCATAAAGTATGCTACTGTGCTTCTTCAAGTAAATCCTCTGAGACGAGATACACAGCACAGGTTTTGAGAATGCCACCAATTTCAAGGAGACTCCAGGAACCACAAGAACGTGTTCAAAGTGTGTTGTTTTGTGGCGATGCGCCAAAATCACCAACACTTATTTGTGTTTTTCATGTTCCTGATTGGCAGATTCTTCCATGTGCAACACACGAATGCTTCAGGTGTGTAAAAAAAGTCCAAATGTGTATGAAAACGTGTACACAGTATTTTAATGTATACTGTTGCCTGTTGGTAATAAACAGATTTCTCTCAGCACTAAAAGGATTCAGCTGCCTTTGACTAGCTAACGTTTTAACTCTGTGACCGGCGAGTTGGAgtcaaataaaatgtttttaactgTCACTAATGAGACAAAAAagaatgttttttttctcacaCATTTTGAATCACTCTTCGAAAGTATTTTTTCTATTCATGCTCCTGACATGTTGATCTGCCAGTAAAAGCTTTTTGAGCCTCGACGGCTTCCGCTCCAGATGACACCCATTTCCACAGTGACACCAGCCGTTAGCTCGCTCGCACCAGAGCTAGCAGCTAGTCGGTGGAGAGACAACCAGCTGACGCAGCAGCAGCTAGCGGTTCTTAGGAACTGGGTGTGAGTCTTCAGTGATACTTATTATTATTCACAATGAAGAAATTAAAAGAGCCCACATCCTGACGTCTACATTTTGGCCAATGACCGTATGTCGCGGTGTCGTTGACTGACATGGACGCTAGTGACAACAAGGTAcagtttattctgaaatgatcaGTGTTTTTGTATGGAGCTGTAGCCCGTGGAAgaagaaggggcataacgctaGTTTACGCTGTCGAGGCCCAGTATCGCACTGTTAACGTCATCATTAAAAACATAAGCAACTATTACCTTATTGTAATTATTACCAGTTGAGAGGTTTACATCTGATATTTGTGTCTGTAACCATACAAACGGCACACTATGTTTCGGTGCTTTTCACGAGGCAGTATTGCAAACAGTTATCCAGTTTGGCTAGCAAGCTAAGACAGCTAACGGTGACCGCAGCTTATTACAACGCGGATAAAGCATTCCTGTCTTTTGTCACAGTTCATGTATTTTTGGGCCATTTTACAAAATGACTATCGATTTGCATGACAATAATCCCGTATGATAAAACCAGAAAGACAGTTTGTGTTCACATTTAGCCTGGAGAGCTAGCTAGTCTTAAAGCTAAACATATCAGCTGTCATTTGACGGAGCTGGTCATGTTAATTGACACATACAGCTAGCAGTGTTTTTTGTCAAATGTGTGGTTTGGTCCGAATTTGGAGAGGTGACCAAAAGGTTTCATCTGAGTGACTGTCAGGAATGTGTGCACGATGAGAGCTTTGTTATTGTcagaagaggcggagaggtatCGTGAGTAGAGGAATATCTGGTTCTGCTGCATGCATAGCATTCTTCTGACGATGTTTGCAATGCAGAGAGTTCGGGTTTGTCGCTGTTTGGTTGTTGTCCCAACGAGTATTGACAATCAATACCTGAGATTACACTCCTTTAGCTGGTACATCTCATGATGCAGTTTTCTGACACTATAGGGGCTCCTAAACTCATATGTGAGATTGAATGCATCTGAAAATGTGTATTCAAGTTGTGTGCTAATCATCAGTTCTGGTTTCATTAAGTGAAACCCCCTTAAAAGCTTTATGCATATGCTTTAGTTTCTAAACAAAACCATCCGGCTCTCAGTACAGAAACGGTCTGTTGGTGTTTGAAAGCAACTGGTGTGAGAATACGTGCTTACACAAACAGAGGCTTGTGAGATTAGAAACTCCCACTCTAATCACTCTGAAATCTCTCATCCCCAATGAATGCACATCTGGGTCTGACCTCATAGCCTGTTCCACAATCACAGCTATTCTCACTAACACAGAGATACTACAAAGACACACTTGGGTCTCAAGAGATGGATctgctggccagctctgttttaCCTCAATACGTACACAGATTCTTTCTGTATAATTATCTTATCCTACCTTATCCTCTCAAACTTAATCCAATAATAACACCCTATCAGCTATACTGTACCATCGCACAGGTTCAGACAAACTACTGCAGTACTAAACCCTTCCAGACATATTTGTCTGGGCATGGAAGCTGTAACTACCTGGAGGTTTGTAAATATCTTTCCTCAAGACTGTAGGTTGATTGTCTTCACCACGCACCATTTACAATGATTTTATTTAGTTCGGATGTGATCTATAGATTATTTAAGTCAAGTGAGGTCACCACCCACGGACAGTAGCATGGGAGACAATAGCTGTCTGTGTGACATCCACTGGCTACACTGATGTCTATTCATGCATCCCGACCTCTGTTTCAGAGAAGTGTGGACGCCTTTGTCCTCGGAACCCTGTCACCTCTCCTCATCCTTTGCAAAAAATAGCAGATTATTTTAATGCGACCTCTTCGGCAGAGCTGCCACCTCGGGTCAGGCCGATGCCTCCATGATGTTAAGTTAGGAGCAGTCCGAGGTGTGAAAGATGCTCCCAGACAGCAGTGACTAAATAACACAGCTGCCCTTCCTGTACTTAAATAAGTGGGAACATTTTGTTTTTAGTTGGCAATTTtaacaataattaaataacttAATAATCCAGTTTATTCATGTAGTTTATGAAAAGCAACGGTAAAAAGTGCTTCACCACAAACACTTTAATCAAAACAATAGGTTACACTAAAGTATTTGCCCTACCAGGAAAGCAAAAGCATTAGATAAATaaactccatccatccatcttctcccgcttatccgtggtcgggtcgcgggggtagcagttccagcagagagccgcaaactttcttttccctggcgacatcaaccagctctgactgggggatcccaaggcgctcccaggccagcgaagagatataatccctccacctggtcctaggtctaccccttggtctcttcccagctggacgtgcctggaacacctcc of Pseudochaenichthys georgianus chromosome 3, fPseGeo1.2, whole genome shotgun sequence contains these proteins:
- the cops2 gene encoding COP9 signalosome complex subunit 2 isoform X1 encodes the protein MSDMEDDFMCDDEEDYDLVSEYSEDSNSEPNVDLENQYYNSKALKEDDPKAALSSFQKVLELEGEKGEWGFKALKQMIKINFKLTNFPEMMNRYKQLLTYIRSAVTRNYSEKSINSILDYISTSKQVGIDKMDLLQEFYETTLDALKDAKNDRLWFKTNTKLGKLYLEREEYGKLQKILRQLHQSCQTDDGEDDLKKGTQLLEIYALEIQMYTAQKNNKKLKALYEQSLHIKSAIPHPLIMGVIRECGGKMHLREGEFEKAHTDFFEAFKNYDESGSPRRTTCLKYLVLANMLMKSGINPFDSQEAKPYKNDPEILAMTNLVSSYQNNDITEFEKILKTNHSNIMDDPFIREHIEELLRNIRTQVLIKLIKPYTRIHIPFISKELNIDVCDVESLLVQCILDNTIHGRIDQVNQLLELDYQKRGGARYTALDKWTNQLNSLNQAIVSKLT
- the cops2 gene encoding COP9 signalosome complex subunit 2 isoform X2 produces the protein MSDMEDDFMCDDEEDYDLEYSEDSNSEPNVDLENQYYNSKALKEDDPKAALSSFQKVLELEGEKGEWGFKALKQMIKINFKLTNFPEMMNRYKQLLTYIRSAVTRNYSEKSINSILDYISTSKQVGIDKMDLLQEFYETTLDALKDAKNDRLWFKTNTKLGKLYLEREEYGKLQKILRQLHQSCQTDDGEDDLKKGTQLLEIYALEIQMYTAQKNNKKLKALYEQSLHIKSAIPHPLIMGVIRECGGKMHLREGEFEKAHTDFFEAFKNYDESGSPRRTTCLKYLVLANMLMKSGINPFDSQEAKPYKNDPEILAMTNLVSSYQNNDITEFEKILKTNHSNIMDDPFIREHIEELLRNIRTQVLIKLIKPYTRIHIPFISKELNIDVCDVESLLVQCILDNTIHGRIDQVNQLLELDYQKRGGARYTALDKWTNQLNSLNQAIVSKLT
- the cops2 gene encoding COP9 signalosome complex subunit 2 isoform X3; the encoded protein is MSDMEDDFMCDDEEDYDLVSEYSEDSNSEPNVDLENQYYNSKALKEDDPKAALSSFQKVLELEGEKGEWGFKALKQMIKINFKLTNFPEMMNRYKQLLTYIRSAVTRNYSEKSINSILDYISTSKQMDLLQEFYETTLDALKDAKNDRLWFKTNTKLGKLYLEREEYGKLQKILRQLHQSCQTDDGEDDLKKGTQLLEIYALEIQMYTAQKNNKKLKALYEQSLHIKSAIPHPLIMGVIRECGGKMHLREGEFEKAHTDFFEAFKNYDESGSPRRTTCLKYLVLANMLMKSGINPFDSQEAKPYKNDPEILAMTNLVSSYQNNDITEFEKILKTNHSNIMDDPFIREHIEELLRNIRTQVLIKLIKPYTRIHIPFISKELNIDVCDVESLLVQCILDNTIHGRIDQVNQLLELDYQKRGGARYTALDKWTNQLNSLNQAIVSKLT
- the cops2 gene encoding COP9 signalosome complex subunit 2 isoform X4; this encodes MSDMEDDFMCDDEEDYDLEYSEDSNSEPNVDLENQYYNSKALKEDDPKAALSSFQKVLELEGEKGEWGFKALKQMIKINFKLTNFPEMMNRYKQLLTYIRSAVTRNYSEKSINSILDYISTSKQMDLLQEFYETTLDALKDAKNDRLWFKTNTKLGKLYLEREEYGKLQKILRQLHQSCQTDDGEDDLKKGTQLLEIYALEIQMYTAQKNNKKLKALYEQSLHIKSAIPHPLIMGVIRECGGKMHLREGEFEKAHTDFFEAFKNYDESGSPRRTTCLKYLVLANMLMKSGINPFDSQEAKPYKNDPEILAMTNLVSSYQNNDITEFEKILKTNHSNIMDDPFIREHIEELLRNIRTQVLIKLIKPYTRIHIPFISKELNIDVCDVESLLVQCILDNTIHGRIDQVNQLLELDYQKRGGARYTALDKWTNQLNSLNQAIVSKLT
- the cops2 gene encoding COP9 signalosome complex subunit 2 isoform X5 produces the protein MIKINFKLTNFPEMMNRYKQLLTYIRSAVTRNYSEKSINSILDYISTSKQVGIDKMDLLQEFYETTLDALKDAKNDRLWFKTNTKLGKLYLEREEYGKLQKILRQLHQSCQTDDGEDDLKKGTQLLEIYALEIQMYTAQKNNKKLKALYEQSLHIKSAIPHPLIMGVIRECGGKMHLREGEFEKAHTDFFEAFKNYDESGSPRRTTCLKYLVLANMLMKSGINPFDSQEAKPYKNDPEILAMTNLVSSYQNNDITEFEKILKTNHSNIMDDPFIREHIEELLRNIRTQVLIKLIKPYTRIHIPFISKELNIDVCDVESLLVQCILDNTIHGRIDQVNQLLELDYQKRGGARYTALDKWTNQLNSLNQAIVSKLT